GAAGATCTCGATTATTTCGAATTCCAGGCACGTCCTTATGAATTTATCGAGATTAATGACGTCCCCCTGAATCCCGTTGAAACAGCCTCCAAAACACCCCAAAAACCTCGAGTAAATAACACTGCAGAACGGGTCAAAGTCTCAGGCAAAATCCTGCTTGAAGATGGTTCTCCTGTTGAATCAAAGGGCCTCCTCCTGCACAGGAGCCCGGGTGTTTATGGTACAGTGGGCTACTTTACAGACACCTTTGAAGGATTGTTCCCCGAGGGACCTCTGGTACTCTTTTATCATCCCAATCAATATGCCCCGGTTCGCCTGGATGTCGGGTCCCTGAAAGCGGGCGTTTCCCGCAATGATTTGCAGATGATCCTCAAACCCGGACATGCACATCAACTCAAAATCCACAATGAGCAGGGGGAGCCGATCTCAGGTGCAACCATTGTGATTCACCCAACCTGGGGGGGCTCAGCAGGTGGACCGAATTATCCCCTGCAGTCAGATGAGCAGGGAAACGTTCAACTGATCCATCTGGCCGATACCTCGTATAATGTCAAAGTCTCAGCCCCCGGATACGAGCCCAGTCAGTCGAAGAAACTTCCCGTCAAAGCAGACGGCACCAGCACGATCACGCTGAAAGCCAGCCAGAAAACGACGGGGCGGATTCTGGACGAAATGGGCCAGCCGGTCGAAGGCGTAAAACTCTACCTCAAGCATCAGTTTGGTGGCCAGCGTTCCCACGCTTATTCTGGATCCGGCAGAGGCACCTACTGGGGCAGCCCCTTAACAAAGACAGACGTGGATGGTCGATATGAACTGACAGAGATGACGTCAGGTGCCCAGTACCTGTTCATAATCGAGGCCCTCGATGGCCGGCGGGCGATCGTGCAGAGCATCCAGGCAGGACAGAATCAGGAATTTGTGATTCCCGATCGGCGGGACCTGCGCATCACGTTTTCCAAAGACTTCATTGAAAAGTATTCCATTAAAAATGATTCGAAAGTCGCCGTTCGCCAGAGTGTCGTCTGTGTACCAGAAGACAAGTCACGGTATACAGAATTGATTGGCGCGGATGTTCCCATCAAGGTCACGGAATCAAGAGGAACGGCCCTGCTCCCGGGGCTCGCCATCGATCTTGACCCGGCAGGCAAACCTCAGAAAGTGGAAGTCATCCTGCAATATCACAAAGGGCCCAGGCAGGATGTGCAGATCAACCCGAATGGTGAGACCCAAGTGAATTTTGAGCTGGCCCAACGTGATTCCACGAAAGAAGAAACGACAGACGCCCAACCAGCGATTGAGAAAATCCCCGTTGTGATCGCGCAACATCTGATGTTGCTCAACGGTCGGCAGCCGATCACCTGGGAGGAGTTGGACCGGCATTTTGCAAAGCTGAAAGATCCTGCAGCGGTACAGCCTGCCTTTTATTTCACACGTGGTGCGCTGTCAGCTCAAAAAGCTGTCGTCAATTTAAATCCTCAGATTCGAAAACTACAGCAGAAATATCATTTTCGTGGTTCCAGCCAGGGGGCTCTTTCAGCTCGGGCTGATTATTACTATGACCACATCAAGACAGACGCAGACCTGCATCCTGATCCAGCTGATAAACTGACCGGACGGATTGTGGATCTCAATGGCAAACCAGTTGCCGATGCCGAAGTCGTTTTGATCACTTCCGTGCCCGAATCGATCTCTTATAAGACGTACGAGATGGCCCTCGTTCAGGGACGTATTCGCAACCCGCTCGAGCACAGGATGACACGTTCAAATTCCCAGGGCGAGTTCACACTTTACCCGCCGGCAGGAGAGAAATATTATATCATGGCCCTGCACCCGGAACAGGGTTTCAAATTTGACAGTAATGAATATTTTGCATCTCAAAATGAGCTCAAACTCCTGCATTGGTCGGGCCTCAAGGTCAATCTTGCCAAAGTGCCGGAAGAAACCCAGACCGTCAATCTAAGCACCCGCGTCGATGCCCGCGCGGGCTGGCCTGATATCTCCATCAATCAATATTGGAGCGACCTGCCCGCGGAGGCGCAGAAACAGCAGTTCGCCTATCACCATATACCTCCCATCAACCAGACACTGCTCTCTCGCAACTTTCATAACGAGGACGGAAGCAGCATTGGGCTGGCAGGCGTTTCAGTCAGCGTGTTACCAGAAGAAGTGCGCGAAATCAGCCTCGGTCCCCTTTCCCGCCAGCAGTCACAACAACTGGAATGGATGCGTAATCGCTCACGCGGTCGAAAGTAATCCCTGAATACCGGCTTCGATGGCATCAATTATATTGAAGCCATCTCGCGAGTAGAATATTGTTTACTGCAGTCGGTGCCCTTCAGCAGGGTACGGGTTAAGTGCTTCAACTGATTGTAATCACGCCACTCATTGCGATCGAACTCACAGGACTATCTATGAACAAAAAACGTCTGCTCAGGAATCACCTGCTCTCTTTCAAACAATGTCCTCTGATCTGGGCCATGATAATCGTAGGTTGTTTTTCAATTCAGCCCGCTGAAGCAGAGGAATCACAGCCAGCAAAGCAGTTCCAGAGAATCCTGTTTCTGGGGAACAGTATCACCCTGCATGGTCCTGCTCCCAAGATTGGCTGGAAGGGCAACTGGGGAATGGCGGCCAGCAGTCTCGAGAAAGACTACGTTCATCTGGTGACCAAAGCACTGACGAAGTCTCCGTCCGAAAAACCGCAAACGATGGTGAAAAACATCGCCACGTTTGAAAGAAACTATGCAGACTACAATCTCAAGGAACACCTGCAGGATGCGTTCTCATTCAAACCGGACCTGGTGATCCTCGCGATTGGTGAAAATGTTCCGCAGTTGAAATCAGATGCGGAACAGGCCCGCTTCAAAAGCAGTGTAGATGAACTGCTGAAACTGGTGCAGTCAGAGAGCCAGCCCACAATCATTGTCCGCAGCAGCTTCTGGTCTAATCCCGCCAAAGACAAGGCATTGAAAGCAGCCTGTGCGCAGGCCGGTGGCACCTTCGTCGATATCAGCAAACTGGGTAAGAACGAAGAAAATTACGCCCGCGCGGAGCGAAAATTTGAACACGCAGGTGTCGCAGCCCATCCGGGCGACCAGGGAATGCAGGCGATCGCAGATCTCATCGTGAAAGCGGTGAAACCGTAGAAAGCCCCTGGAAATGCAAAAGGCCTTCGTCAGAATGACGAAGGCCTGTCATTTGTAAGCGATTATCTCAAGAGGAGATAATAAGTACACCCCGCAGGGTTCGAACCTGCAACCTTCGGTTTCGTAAACCGATGCTCTATCCAATTGAGCTAGGGGTGCCCGTCCCGATTGGGAAAGGGTATTTTAGCGAGCCCGTTCTCCGTTTTAAAGCGTTTCGGAAGCTGCATTTGAATCTTTTTGGCAGCTCATCCCCGGTTTTGGGAGTGGAATCGCTCCCACTGTATGCTTTTTGACGGTTTTTCGGGCTCGAATCGAACCATTTGGCGATCAGCGCCTGTTGATATGAGACAGCTCTCAGGCAGGTCAGGTTCCCAGCCGCGCAAGAAAAAAGGCTCTGTTCCCTGGAAACAGAGCCTGGTCTCACTAAAAGTCGGGACTAATCTGAGAGGATTCTCAGCATCAACCTTAGTGATGGCCGTGATGGTGATGGCCACGATGTCCGTAACCGCCACGGTATCCGCTTCGGTACCCACCGCGATATCCGCCATAGTATCCGCCTCGGTAGCCGCTACCGCTGTAAATTCCGATTCCGAAGGACGGGCTGCTGTAGTAAAAGCCCCCCGATCCATAGCTGGGATAGGAATTATAGTAACCGCGATACCCGTAGCTGGGATAAGAATAACCATATCCCCGATACCCGGAGTAACATCCGTGGCCTGCTTCAGCCTGTTGGGTCGGCATCAGTAAAAACGTACCGCCGAGTACCAGTCCCATACACAGTGCCAGCTTCAGTCCTTTACGCTTTTTGGGAGTAGCTGTTTCGCCTGCATCAACCGTATCTGTGCTCTTTTGCATCGTTTCGCTCCTTGGAAAAATGAACCATGTGAGTGTCACAGACGAGTTGGAATCAGCATCCTCGCTGTTTGTCTGGCACTCGGTTGCAGAACGGTTGAGAATCCTTCACTCATTACATACTTGTCCGCCTGCTCTGATTCTGAAAATCGCTATAAGTGTGCCAAAATCCCAAACAATAACTGTCCACCCTTAACCTCTTTTTTTATTGGGACTTAGGAAATCAACAATTTTTGGCACCAGTGGCGGATCGAAAAAAAGCGTCTCAGTCTTGCAACAGCCGAGATCAATCTGATGCCAGTCAGCCTGGATATTCCAGCAGAAACTGCCGATCGAGTGGGTATAAAAAAACAAGCCTCCCATTCAAATGATCGGGCCGAACCAGATGAATGAAAGACTTGAGAATATTTGCCAATTTGAACCTGCTAGACAGGAACCGGCCCGACAAGATCAGCTAAAACCTGATCAGGGCGGATCTATTATAAATATGGATTACCATCCATAATAGAAACCGAAACCGGGTGAGTAATAGCCGCCCCGGTAACCGCGGTATCCACGATAGTAACTACCATGGTTGTATCTGCGGTGATGTCGGCGGTAATGGTTTCGGTATCGATTGTAGGAACGTCGATAATCCCGCCTTGCATGGCGGTAATTTCGCTCAAATTTACGATAACTTTTACGAGCCTGTTTCCAGGCAGGTGGCCTTGCCTCGGTTGTGTGTGTGGCCCCGATTAAAAATACACTACTCACGAGCAGGGCTACGGTCAGTGCACGTTTCATGGTCTTGTCTCCTTGATAAGAACCCTGTTGTTGCCTGACTTCATCCCTGTTTGAATGAAACCAGAAGTCAAATAACTTTGACTGTCTTATCAGAGGGAAAACGCAATAGCTGTGCCATTTGCGTAGAATTTGCGGACCAATCGCCTAAACCATGTCAGAGTTTTGGTTTAAAGAGAGTTTTTTACTCAAGTCGAAGCAGAGCCACTACTTGAAACTGTTGTAGAATTGAAAAAAGTGTGGTCGAAAAGAGAACAATTAAGCCGCCCACCGGCCAGTTTTGCTGATTGATGGGCGGACAACTCTTGTTCTCTGCAAGAACCTGCATTTAAACAACAGGGTTTTGCAGGACACCAATTCCTTCAATCTCGGCTTGCATCTCATCCCCATCTTTGAGGAATTTGTTTTTCGAGGCGCCAACGCCGCTCGGCGTTCCGGTGGAAATAACATCACCCGGTTCCAGTTGTACAAAGCTGGAAATAAATTCAACGATCGCTGCTACGGAAAAGATCATCTCTGCGGTAGACGAATCCTGCTCCACCTCTCCGTTGACGGTGAGTTTCATTTTGAGCTGCTGTGGATCTTCAATATCACAGGCCGGAGTGATACAGGGGCCCATCGGGCAGAAGGTATCATGCCACTTACCATGCAACCAGTCGAAGAAACCGTCCTTTTCCCGCTGGGTCCGCTCCGGGTTGGGACGGAACTTGCGGTCGGAGATATCATTGATCACGGTATAGCCGGCCACGTAATCGAGGGCCTCTGCTTCTGAGACTCCCTTGCAGGATTTTCCAATCACAATGCCCAGTTCCAGTTCCCAGTCAATATGATCGGGTGAGACAGAAGGAATTTTCACCGGCTGTCCCGGATGAGTGAGAGTCGTCAATGGAGGCTTCATGAACACATAGGGAAACGTCTTCTGGCGCTCCTCGGCTTTGCCGCCCCCTTCTTCAATGTGTTTTGAATAATTCCCAGCCAGAAGCAGCAGCTTGGAAGGTTCAGGTACGGGCACGAGCAACTGCACATCTTCCAGCATGATCGACATCGGAAAGAGTTCTTCATCCATGGACTGCTTCAACTGCTGCTCAATCACCAGGATCGTTTCCCGCTGTGCCCCCCCGGGAAGAAAGGGAATCAGTCCTTCAGATTCATCAAGCTCGACGCCAGCCAGGTCAGCAGCAGCACTCAAGGGCAGAACGGAATCTTCTGTATAAAAACCGCAGGCAATCTGGTTATCTAACTGATAGCGACACAGTCTCATGGTCTTTCAACTCCTGATCGGGATCTGCAAATCGGTGGGTCAGTCTTGAGGACAGTACGAATTCCTGAATGAGTCTCTCCCTGTTCATGCTAACGTCTGCGGCAGGAAAGACCAGTTTACAGGAACGTTTATGTTAGCTGCTTCTGAAATCTCTTTAAACTTACAGCCAGAATTACCACGCAACAGAGACTGAGCCCGGTGACATAAGGGAGCAGATCCGCAATCCCCGCCCCCCGCAGAACAATGCCTCTTAAGATCTCCAGGAAATAAGTTACGGGAATGATAAAGGTAAACAGGTAAATCGGCAGCGGCATCTGGGAACGGGGGAACATGAATCCCGAAAGCAGCACTGAAGGCAGCATAATCAGAAACGCAAACTGCACCGCCTGCAACTGTGTCTGTGCGATGGTGGAGACCAGCATCCCCAGGCCGAGACCACAAATCAGGAACAGCAGCGAAAGTGTCAGCAGTTCCCACAGATTTCCGTGAATCGGTACGCCGAACAGGAAGACCATCACTGTTAAAACAATCAGGGTTTCCACAAATCCGATCATCGCATAGGGAACCAGTTTCCCCAACATCAAACCGGATTTGCTCACCGGCGTTACGAACAACTGCTCCAGGGTCCCTAGTTCCCGTTCGCGGACGATGGCAAATGAAGTCAGGAACAGAGTCACCAGTTGCAGAATAATACCAACCAGACCAGGCACGAAGAAATGCGAGCTATCCAGGTCGGGGTTGTAGAGCAACCGCGGTCGGATCTCCACAGGCAGCGCAACCTTCCCTTCTGCATCACGGGAGGGCACGACATTCAGTGTTTCGGCTAACTGCTTGGTAATGCTGGTCGAATAATTAAACCCCAGCAGGCTGGAAGCATTGAGTGCCGTCGTGGCGACCTGGGAATCGCTGCCATCAATTAACACCTGAACCGAGACCTGCTCTCCCTTGAGCAGGCGATCGGAATAATCCGGCGGAATGACAACCCCCACCTTGGCCCTGCCAGACTCGAAGGCACGACGAAAGGCATCGTGATCATAAACGCGATCAATGATCATAAAGGTGCGGGTGTTCGCGAACGCCTCGCGGAGCTCGCGCGCACTGGAGCGACCGTCCAGATCAAAGATGACCGTCGGTATATTTTCAATCTGGGTGTCGATCGCAAACCCGAAGATCAGGGTCTGTAATACCGGGACGGCAAAGGCGAACAGCAGCGTCGATGGTTCCCGTCTGATATGAGAAAATTCCTTGACCAGAATGGCCCAGAAACCTGCCAGCATCTTCTGCCTGAATTGGGGAGTCTGCTTACTGCGGGCTTTAGTATTACCGGGTGATTTCTCCGGAGCAAGTGGTGGCTCAGTCCGCGCGGCACTCGTCTCTGCCTGTGGTTCGGTTGCCTGCGTTGTAGTTCCCTCTGGTACAGCACTCGCGTGAGTGTCTCCGTCGCGATTCAATCCCTCCGCCCGACTCAGTGTCACAAACACATCTTCGAGTGAAGGTGTGATCGGCCGGACTTGAACGGTGCCCTGCGATTCTGGAATACGATTAATGAAATCATGTTCTGTCAGACTCTGATCCGCGAGCACGTGAATTGTTTGACCAAACAGAGTGGCGTCGTGCACCCCGTCCATTTCGCGATAAGTACCCAACCACGTCGCTGGGTGTGGAATATCGATTTCCCAGCGCGCCGATCCGGGGGGAGTCACGCTGGATAACTGTTTCAGCTCTTCCGGCTTTCCACAGACAATCAGTCGCGAATTATAAATATAGCCCACATCGCTGCAACGTTCGGCTTCATCCATGTAATGTGTGGTCACAAACAGGGTCACCCCCTGCCCCGCCAGTTCAAAGAGCAGGTCCCACAAATCGCGGCGGGCAACCGGGTCAATCCCGGCCGTCGGTTCATCCAGAAACAGCAATTCCGGTTCATGAATCAGAGCACAGCCCAGAGCCAGACGCTGCTTCCAGCCTCCGGATAAATTTCCCGCCAGCTGATCCAGGCGGTCGCCCAGAGAAGTCAGCTCAATGATCTCCTCAAACCGCTGTTCCAGTTTCTCGGGACTCAACCCGTAGATTCGACCGTAGAATTCGATGTTCTCCCGGACGCTCAAGTCGGCGTAGAGACTGAAGCTTTGAGACATGTAGCCAATCCGGCGTTTGATCAGCTCGGCATCGGTGCTCACATCATAACCCAGAACCTGTGCACCGCCGCCCGTTGGTTCCAGAACGCCGCACAACATGCGGATGATCGTAGACTTACCGCTGCCATTGGGCCCCAGCAGACCGAAGATCGCTCCCCGTTCAACTTCAAAGCTCACCTGATCAACGGCCCGTAGAGTACCAAAGTCACGCGTCAGCTGATCAAGCTGAATCACCGAGTTCATGAGCGGTCTCCCCGTTGATCCAGCCAGACATCAGCCGCCATCCCGGGACGGAGCAGGCGTTCTTCATTCTGTAGCCTGACTTTCACACGAAAGACCTGCTTGGATCGCTCTTCGGGTGTCTGCACGTTGCGAGGTACGAACTCAGCCTGACGAGAAACGAATGAAATGACGCCTTCAAAGCTGCGATCCGGATAACTGTCGATGGTGACCTTGACCCGCTGATCAATGCGAATATCCAGATGGTTTTCAGGAACGTAACAACGAACCCAGAGGTGATTCAGATCCAGTATGGAGATGACCGGCGCGTTGCTTCCCACCAGATCCCCCGGTTCCAGGTCGACTGCTTCGACGACCCCGTCCGCAGGCGAAATGATTTTCAGCTCGCTAATCTGCTTTTCAATTGCCTGCAGGTTTGCTTCTGTTTTTTTCACTGCTGCCGCCGCCTGTTCGATATCTTCCCGGCGACTTCCGTTTTTCATCAACTGCCAGGCATCCTCTGCCTGCTTCAGCTCTGCCCGTGCTGCGTCAATTTCCTCTTTGCGGGTCCCCTCTTTGAGCAGTTCCAGTGCTTGCTCCTTGACCGATTTTCTGGCGGCAGCCACCTGGAATTCCGTATTGGCGGTATCCAGTTCGTCCTGAGAAGCTGTTTTTTCGGCAAACAGAGTTTCGATCCGAGACTGCTGCGCCTGCGCCAGTCGAAACTGGGCATCGGCCAGTCTGAGTTCTGCGACGGCGGCTTCAATTTCCTGGGGACGTGGTCCATTCACCAGCTGTGTGAGATGCGCTTTGAGCTGATCGACCTTTGCTGCCGCTTCAGCGATTTCTTCCGGGCGAAAGCCGGCTACGAGTTTACTGTGATATGCTTTCGCTTCCGCCAGTGCCGCTTCGGCCTCGGCCTTTCGTTCCAGCAGATCGTAAGGCTCCAGTTCAATCAGCAGTTCTCCCCTGCTGACCTTTTGTCCCTCTTCGATAAGAACCTGCCTGACTCTCCCCCCCACTCTGGAACCGGGTCGAATATCATCCGCCTCAATGAACCCGGAGACCTTTAAGGGTTCATAGCGATTCTGGCTCATGACGAGGGCCAGGATCAGGATCACTCCCAATCCAATCAGTCCCAGAATTTTCTTCAATGGTCTATCCTTGTTTGAAAGTATGAACACGTCTGGCAGGTAGATCGCATTATATACATTTAAGTCCGATTCATCTTGCGGGCCTTTAGAGAATTCCAAAGGAACGCCGGGAATCGAATCAGTTCCCCTGTATCAATCATCACATCCGCATTTTCAACCATCACAGCTCGACAGGGTAGCAACCGCAGTGAGCTCCCTTGATGCTGCTTAAGAATCGGGCAGCTCTCGATGGTGACTGCGGGAGTTTGATGATTCAAAAAATAAATTCCTCTTAACACACCATATCTTCAGTCGTCTTATCTCTTTTAATCTATTGAGGATAGAGCCTCAGGCAATGTTGTTTCTTCGGACGAAAACAGATTTGGCACATCATTCGCTTAAGTACCAAATCACAATAATCATCAAACAGAAACAATCCCTTAAACATGTGCCCTTATAAACCCGGGCGTTAAGAGTTTGTGCTCGTAACTGTTTGTTGAGCATGTTGTGGTTTTCGTTAAATAAGGAGAGATGATGAGAACATCATCATCTAAGAAAAGAGGAATGAGAAGAGGATTCACACTAATCGAATTGATGGTCGCTATCGCAACGATAGCTGTTTTGATCGCATTACTTTTACCAGAGATTCAGAAGGCACAGGATGCCTCCCTGCAAAGTAAACAGAAATCGGGCCCCTACTGGGTATACCGCGAATACGAATACGCGGGCGGCCCGGTAATCACCGAAATTTCGGGAACCTATAAACACTCCCTCCAGGAAATCCTGGACATGTACGCCATCAACCTGAAAAAACAGCAGAAGGCTCATGCAGATGAACTGATGGCTGAAGAAACAGGTGAAGAGCCCGTTTCTGCCCCGAAAGTAGTTGCCCTGGCATCTGCTCCCACCAATGACATCACTGAAGTCAATGACACTGTGACACATGACCCTAATCTGGTCGAATACGATCACGTAGAGATGACCAAAGAAGAAAAGATAGACAAAGCAAAACGCGCCTTGAAGAACTTTAAATATGATCTGTCTCAGAACACCGCCTCACTGGTTGCACGCCGGAATCTGACTGAAGCGATCGAATTGCTGAAGCGGGATCTGAAACGCCTGGAAGCAGAACCGTAAGCCGGAATTTGTTTCCGCTATACAATGAAGACACTCTCCTGAAAACAGGTGGAGCTTGATTTGAGCGTCAAGTTTCACCTGTTTTTCTTTATTAATGGTCTGACTGCCGCGACTTACGAAGATCAATTATTTGTAGATCTTTCAAACTGGAAAAATGCGATCTTTTTTAGGAAAGTTGGTCTTGGCAGAAAAAATCAATCGCATTATAAATCCGCCTCTGCTGACTTCTGAATGAGTAAAACTCTCTCACTTCACTTTACTGATCCAGGCCTTCAGCGGGACACGTCCCCACGTGTCATATCTCAAAACCTACCACCCCATCAAAATTGATTTTTTTCCATTCATCTTTCCTTGAATCAGCTTGGCTTTTCCAGGAACTGTGATGCGTCGACCGATGTTTTCGATCTCCGGATCAATTTCACATCGCCTCGATGGATCGCGCTCTGGCAAATGTGATTCTATTCAGAGATCGATAAAGGAGCACTTAAGATGCCCATCTTCGTACGGGTATGCCTGCTTAGCGCAGTAACTTTATTCAGCATCACTCAGGTCGGTTGCCATCGCGGGCCAAACGCGCAGGTACGGCAGAGCATGTATCGCTCACAGCAACTCTATGATCAGAACATGGAGTTGGCCATGCAGCGTGATCAGTTCCAGCAGTCTGCATCTCTGTTGCAGCAGGAACGCGATCAGTTGGCCATGCGGGCGCAGACGCTGGAATCGAACCTCAACATTGCTAATAAGCGGCTCGACAATCTGAATGCAGAGCGTTCAGAAATGCAACAGCGTTATGTCAGCCTCATGAAGCAGGCCAAAGGACAGCCCAGCCCACTGGATGGCGAAGCCACTCGTCGCTTCCAGGAACTGGCTGATAAATATCCTGACTTCGAATTCGATCCACATACTGGCGTCAGTAAATTCCATTCTGACATCCTGTTTTCCTCAGGTAGCGATCAGCTTAAACCTTCGGCCAGAGAGATCCTCGACCAGTTTGCAGCCATCATGAATGATGGGAATGCGAAACGTCTGAACGTTCTGGTTGTCGGTCATACCGATGACAAACCGATCTCCAAAGCAGCCACACAGCGGCATCATCCGACCAACTGGCACCTGTCTACCAACCGAGCTAACTCAGTTGTCCTCTCACTCTCCAAGTTTGGAGTCAAGCAGGAACGCATGGGAGCCGCCGGTTACAGTATGTTCCAGCCGGTCGTACCGAATGCAAACGATTCCGCCCGGCAGAAAAACCGCCGTGTTGAGATCTTTGTACTCGCACCGGATGCAGTCGTAGCCGGCTGGGATCCAAACCCGACACTGTTGAATTAGTCGGTGCCTTCCGACATCTCAAATCTCTGATGGCTTCCCGCTAATGGCTCACCATGCGTCTGGATGGTGAGCCAGCCGATGACTCCGCAAAGCAGCGGAACAGCTAAAGCAACTCCCACCCTGGTCCACATTTTAATCGACCAGCGTGTATCTTCAGTCGGCCAGAAGACGCTTGGTAGAATCTGGTCCGTTTCCAGAACTCGTACGACCAGCATCGTGCAGAGCGCACCTGTGATCCAGAACGAGATCTGTACGACAAACACCGCCCGACTCTCCAGCCGTGGCAAATTACCACAAAAATCTCCTGCGAGCGACATCCAGAGTATCAGCAGGAACAGCCATTGTGCCCGACCCAGGTTTGATCTGGGAATGAGAGCCAGCTGATGCCGCCTCGCCTGACAAATTGCTGAGCCGACCGCAACCGAAAGCAGACTTCCCACGATTAGAAACCAGACCGTACCAGGAATCCCAGCATATTCATCAGGTATCCAGCCCGCCTCCTGCCAGCGAAACACATTTTTATGCAGGTTCTTCCAGGGTAATACGATCAGCAGAAAGATCAAACCGCTGAAGTTCATACCCCTGGATTCCACATCTTCCACAGGCGCTGCCAAAGCGATGACGGGCAGTGGTTGCCCATTCTCTCCCTGATCCGATCCCGCAGTGTTCTGTTGCCGTGCGAAAGTTAGTGCGCCCCAGCCAATCCCCGCCCCCATAATCAGCCCGAACAACTGCTCCATCCATTTCCAGTAATCCAGCCCCTGTAATGCGGGCCAGGCTCCGATGATCGACCACTGAGCTCTTCCCAGCATGTTCACAAAGTCCCCGAGCAGAAAGCCCAGCCCCCCAAACAGGAAGCCATAGCCACACCAGCGCAGAGCGGCTCGATTCTGTTGTTGACTGAGTTCATACAACAGAGCCAGCAAGACCCCCACACAGCCGGCCCAGTTATCCCCGCGGGGCGGCGTCATGCGGAGTCCCAGCACGAGTGTCAGTAGAAAAAATCCGAGCAACCAGCCTGACGCCAGCCGCAGCATAAAACCACAGGGAACGTGAAAGTCCGAACGCGTGTGGTAGAGCATCAAACTGACCAAAGCAGCAGACCCGGCAGCCACCCAGTCCACATCATAGGGGTTCCAGAGTTCGAACAGCCAGAAGGTCAAACCGCTGAAGTCCAGAGCCAGCCAGAAGAGCCACAGAAAAACCAACGGAACCGTAAAACGCTCCAGTTCGGATCGCTTCAGGGTGACCGACAGCGCCATTATTCCGGCACCAATGCCTCCCCAGAGTGCTCCAATCAGAAACAGGCTGGCGTAGCCATAGACGACATTCGGAAGTTCCATTCCCGCGGT
The DNA window shown above is from Gimesia sp. and carries:
- a CDS encoding SGNH/GDSL hydrolase family protein, translating into MNKKRLLRNHLLSFKQCPLIWAMIIVGCFSIQPAEAEESQPAKQFQRILFLGNSITLHGPAPKIGWKGNWGMAASSLEKDYVHLVTKALTKSPSEKPQTMVKNIATFERNYADYNLKEHLQDAFSFKPDLVILAIGENVPQLKSDAEQARFKSSVDELLKLVQSESQPTIIVRSSFWSNPAKDKALKAACAQAGGTFVDISKLGKNEENYARAERKFEHAGVAAHPGDQGMQAIADLIVKAVKP
- a CDS encoding fumarylacetoacetate hydrolase family protein, translating into MRLCRYQLDNQIACGFYTEDSVLPLSAAADLAGVELDESEGLIPFLPGGAQRETILVIEQQLKQSMDEELFPMSIMLEDVQLLVPVPEPSKLLLLAGNYSKHIEEGGGKAEERQKTFPYVFMKPPLTTLTHPGQPVKIPSVSPDHIDWELELGIVIGKSCKGVSEAEALDYVAGYTVINDISDRKFRPNPERTQREKDGFFDWLHGKWHDTFCPMGPCITPACDIEDPQQLKMKLTVNGEVEQDSSTAEMIFSVAAIVEFISSFVQLEPGDVISTGTPSGVGASKNKFLKDGDEMQAEIEGIGVLQNPVV
- a CDS encoding M56 family metallopeptidase, whose product is MNDIFFLHSDFNLWLCLTLLHSLWIWTVIALFVYTTDWFMKRVRVEKRYGFHLAALLIGLASLPLSFYYVMLRTTPVNSTVTQISAPRSTPLPTVTPAEKPGDHTLKPALPTTAPAADNQSRETAQRLSPLTDQQADALLTQSNWNRYLPWIAGGYLLGVGIMLFRLLRSMLQVNRLSSRAIQLTNGPLVEIVSTLATRWSLKLAPRIAETKELIVPTVVGLFRPLILLPTSMLSGLTPAELELILTHELAHIRRWDMWINLLQRLAETILFFNPGLWYVNRKINVLREFCCDEMTCNYEPCDQHTQRVNYASALLRVLELAQPQHPRTADLSSLAVSGASPSEVRRRVARLFGEPLSEPLRLSRGLIYLTLLLCVMLGSAIWASQSPSEESDKKAAELEPRDSFQLKGNVEVIALGTYDTPEQRWWNLTGKRLNSVPYQQQPRMIADNPGETGRQIIYRIRNLPEGSSVRGALIRQDPVTGKQYVSRMGSSPFQKDQKAFPPGIFGNAFAVKEKQIKANVRISVASGSWDTKIRLPADNTYGDQGLSESGGSGETYHMQMSGPYQQQDRIVVVATHNNHDREVRIIAVDKTGKEHRTSQSANSSISQNSYFTYRAYFKNLKLEDLDYFEFQARPYEFIEINDVPLNPVETASKTPQKPRVNNTAERVKVSGKILLEDGSPVESKGLLLHRSPGVYGTVGYFTDTFEGLFPEGPLVLFYHPNQYAPVRLDVGSLKAGVSRNDLQMILKPGHAHQLKIHNEQGEPISGATIVIHPTWGGSAGGPNYPLQSDEQGNVQLIHLADTSYNVKVSAPGYEPSQSKKLPVKADGTSTITLKASQKTTGRILDEMGQPVEGVKLYLKHQFGGQRSHAYSGSGRGTYWGSPLTKTDVDGRYELTEMTSGAQYLFIIEALDGRRAIVQSIQAGQNQEFVIPDRRDLRITFSKDFIEKYSIKNDSKVAVRQSVVCVPEDKSRYTELIGADVPIKVTESRGTALLPGLAIDLDPAGKPQKVEVILQYHKGPRQDVQINPNGETQVNFELAQRDSTKEETTDAQPAIEKIPVVIAQHLMLLNGRQPITWEELDRHFAKLKDPAAVQPAFYFTRGALSAQKAVVNLNPQIRKLQQKYHFRGSSQGALSARADYYYDHIKTDADLHPDPADKLTGRIVDLNGKPVADAEVVLITSVPESISYKTYEMALVQGRIRNPLEHRMTRSNSQGEFTLYPPAGEKYYIMALHPEQGFKFDSNEYFASQNELKLLHWSGLKVNLAKVPEETQTVNLSTRVDARAGWPDISINQYWSDLPAEAQKQQFAYHHIPPINQTLLSRNFHNEDGSSIGLAGVSVSVLPEEVREISLGPLSRQQSQQLEWMRNRSRGRK